One Pristiophorus japonicus isolate sPriJap1 chromosome 19, sPriJap1.hap1, whole genome shotgun sequence genomic window carries:
- the LOC139230151 gene encoding probable G-protein coupled receptor 139: MVTMAIADLMVCVFNVTLSSILSYHFLDSFLKYTNVCRLSAFIQVSSVQLSVWSTVSFTFDRFVTICCQKLKLKYCTDRTATVVRMTVGVLSFLINIPVYFRYEPSYIVGDIEWGCRTLTEYGSSPAWTAYKWILNLTVILVPFAILFLLNSLTARYILEASRDRRALKNRSNGDSSSDPEMKNRRTSIILLFVVSGSFIVLWTPVVIIDICFKLTEIIAWEGSNSLYLAIRIMVFLMYASTCTNTCVYALTQRKFREEIKNIVKYAFSFIIKLRKQYEYSESIRVHCPLARSLDHLGLHGLQTWTLSFARNLLD; encoded by the coding sequence ATGGTAACCATGGCCATAGCCGATCTGATGGTCTGTGTCTTTAATGTAACTTTAAGTAGTATCTTGAGTTATCATTTTCTAGATTCATTCTTGAAGTACACCAATGTTTGTCGTTTGAGTGCATTCATACAAGTATCCAGCGTCCAACTCTCTGTCTGGTCGACAGTATCGTTCACCTTTGACCGCTTCGTAACCATTTGTTGTCAGAAACTGAAATTAAAATATTGCACCGACAGAACTGCCACTGTGGTTCGAATGACCGTCGGTGTGCTCAGCTTTTTGATAAACATTCCAGTTTATTTCCGGTATGAGCCCTCCTATATTGTTGGGGATATAGAGTGGGGCTGCCGGACATTAACGGAATATGGTTCTTCCCCGGCATGGACAGCTTACAAATGGATCCTGAATCTCACAGTCATATTAGTGCCATTCGCTATTCTGTTCCTGTTAAATTCCCTCACTGCCAGGTATATCTTAGAAGCCAGTAGAGATCGCAGAGCCCTGAAGAACCGTAGCAATGGCGACAGCAGCAGTGATCCCGAGATGAAGAACCGAAGAACATCCATCATTCTGCTCTTCGTTGTATCTGGGAGCTTTATTGTATTGTGGACGCCAGTTGTGATAATTGACATCTGTTTCAAGCTCACGGAAATAATTGCATGGGAAGGTTCAAACTCGCTTTATTTGGCGATTAGAATCATGGTCTTTTTGATGTACGCCAGCACCTGTACAAACACCTGTGTTTATGCGTTGACCCAGAGGAAATTCCGGGAGGAGATTAAGAACATTGTGAAATATGCATTTTCTTTCATTATTAAATTACGTAAACAATATGAGTACTCGGAATCGATCAGAGTTCATTGCCCATTAGCTCGGTCACTCGATCATTTAGGTTTGCATGGACTGCAAACCTGGACATTGTCATTTGCCAGGAATCTTCTTGactga